The genomic region GTCGCTGTCCTTCAAAACCTTTGATACCAATGCGGATGGTGGTCTGGTGAAAATATATCAAGCCGATTATCAGGACTGTAAACACTGCCCCCTCAAGCCCACCTGTGTTCCCAAGAGGCGGTCCGCCGCCGCGGCAGTGCCGCCAAATTACTCGAACCGCTTATGATGCGCACTACCGACGAGCCCTAGAGCGCCAGCAAAGTCGGTGGGGTCAGCGCATGAAACGCCTTCGCCAACGGACGGTAGAGCCGGTTTTAGGCAGCTTAGTAGAGTACTATGGAATGCGTAAAGTAAACGTACGAGGTAAAGCAGGGGCTCACAAAGTGATGCTGATGGCTGCTGTTGCCTTCAACCTGAAGAAGTACATGAGATTTACTAGCCACACTGCTGTCAGCCAGGCAATGGCCTTGAGAGTGGAATGGTCATTGACTAGCCAAGACACATTGCTGGGGGGCTCGTGGTTTTTCTACAATTAATGTGAGAATGGGCTGGTACAAAGCCAGCTATGAAAAAAGGAAATCGATTTGGCAAGCAGAGTTCTGCAACAGCCACGAGGGTTATGTGAGACGGCGCCCCTTACTGGACTTAGCTCTGGATGAGCCGGTCAACGAAAAGCAGGACTATTGTACCTACCACATTCCGACGTACTGGTGAAGTGACGGATTTTACCGTCCGCCGTTGCGGTACGATTCGACGAAGCGACCCGATAATAGAAACTCCTACCCCTAAAATAAGACGTACCCACTTGGAGGACTGCCTCTGGCTCCCTTAGTTTGTCCGCTCATCGTTTACCTCAGCGGTACGATGCCAATCCAGCATGGATCACGAAACAAACCGCCTTACCCGACTGGTCACCCTGCTGACCCTCTTACAAACCAAACGACTCCTGTCAGCCACCGAGTTAGCCCAGCGCTTTTCGGTCAGTACCCGCACCATTTACCGAGACATCCGAACCCTCGAACAGGCGGGGGTGCCCCTCGTGACTCAGGAGGGTAAAGGGTATACCCTCGTGGAAGGCTATCGGCTACCTCCTATTATGTTTACCCGCCAGGAAGCTATGGCCCTACTCACGGCCGAAAAGCTGGCAATTGGACTAACCGATACCGATACGGCCCAACTTACGGGCTCGGCCATGGACAAGGTGCGCGCGGCCCTACGACGCACCGACCGCGATCACCTGGAAACGTTCGCTCCCCACATTCAGGTCGTAGCACCGGGAGAATCCCACAGCCGCCAGAATGCCTACCAGCAGTTAGTCACCGCCATCACCGGGCAACGTGTCGTCCGGCTCAGCTACCGGGCAGCCGTTTCCACGGAGGTTACCACACGGGATGTGGAGCCCATCGGTTTATACCTAAGCCAGCACTGGCACCTGGTAGGCTTTTGCCGCATGCGGCAAGCGTTCCGTAATTTTCGCCTCGATCGCATCCAGGACTTGTCCATCCAGGCTGAAGCCTTTCCGGCCCGGTCGGAGACCCTGGCCCACTACTGGGCACAGGAGGCTGTCCGGCGGGGGCGTGAAAAAGTCGTTATTCACTTTCAGCCGGCAGCGGTGCTGGCCGAATCGGCTCAGCGGCTGCACGATACCAAACACCAGTATGGCTGGGCGTACGAGCATCTACTGCCGGACGGCCAGGTAGCGATGACTTTTTTTATCGGATCGATGCCTTACCTGGCGGCCTGGCTGCTCCCCTATGCAGGGGCCGTTACGGTGTTCGAGCCCGCCGAGTTGCAACAGGAGCTGGGCCGACTGGCCAGGCGGGCGTATGAATTTTTTGCACCCGTCACCAGGGTATGACATAAGGCTGTCAGTGGGGGCTACGACCTTTGTGTGGTTCAATGAGCAATCGCCTTATTGACCTAACCGCAAACAAAGAGGACAATGGAAAAACGAACAATCGATCCCTGGAAGTGGGGAGAGTACACCAATTCGGCGCAAGCCGTGGAGGTCAGGCAGGTGGAGGGGACGCTCTACTGCTCGGGGCAGGTAGCCATCGATGCCCTTGGGCAGCTCAGCCAGGGCGACATGAGAACCCAGTTTATACAGACTCTTCAGAATGTGGAACAACTCATCAGCGAGGCTGGCTACGAATGCAAAAATATTGTCCGCCTGAATGTATTTACCACCTCAACGGCCGAGTTTTTTACCACCTGTGTGGATCTCTACCAGGGCTTTACCGCCAGGCATGGCCTCAAACAGGCCACTACGCTGGTGGAGGTGAAAGGGCTCTACCAGACGGCAACCGTTGAACTCGAAGCGACCGTCGTTAAGTAATTCGCTGGCCAATAAGACGAAGGGCCGGATTCGTCCGGCCCTTCGTCTTATTGGCCCGTTCCTGGGATAAAATATGCTGAGCGAAGTAGACCAGCGTACGCGAAATTTTTCTGGTTCCTTACCCCTATGACATAAGGCTGTCATTGGATTTGCAAAAGTACGCTGGAGATTTTAAATCAATAAACTGATCCTTCATAGGTCACTTTTTTAGGACAATACAATATTATAGCCCTGACTCAAATGACCCTCCTTTTTTGAGACGGCGTATTTAAAAAGCCAGAGGTTTTGTAAGTCAGAAGAGACCACTTCTCCTAATCTATGTAGAAAGCAACCTTTGACTTTGTTAAGATATTTCAGTTTCCTGCTCCTGGGACCATTATTCTTTGGATGAGGAACGAGGAAGTGCCGAACCCAACCTGCCTACCAGAAGTCCAGGTCATCTTCGGTAAGATCTGCCACTGGATAGCCATGTTTCGCTACCAATTCGGCTTCGGAGAATGCCTGCCCCCGCGGATCGATAACTGCCCTCAGGAACTCGTCAATTTCGGCCGTATCGACCGCCTGGCTGACCGCCTTCGTCAGCAGGTAGGAATGATACAAGTAAAAGTTAGCTTCCAGCAGGCCGCTGTTAAATGACAGAAGTTGCCCGGCCAGTCGCTTGAAGCGCAGCGTACGAGTGAAAGTCAGTTGGAGATAATGCAACTCCATTGAAGATGAGCACTTATATAGAGCCGTTTCACCGGCGATACGTTCCTGCATCTGCCCTAGCAGGGCGCTATAGTGTTGCGGGTCTCGATTCAACAGAAAACATCCTTCCAGCAGGGCTTCCGCTTTTTGGGGCAGTTCCAGGTGGGCAAGTTCCGGCACAAACAGGTCGCTAAGGGCAACGAGTTGCTGTAGCCGCCTTATTTCGGGCGGGTACGGATTCCCCTCGTCTAGCCCCCATTGGTCGATCCGGGGGGTGCAGGCCTGCTGCAAAAGCAGTAACTCCAATAGGTCCAGGGCGGTAAGTGGGGGAAAGTCAACATCCATCGCAGAGCAAAGTAAAGCTAAGATAAGCATATCTCGGTCCCAATGTTCAGGCTCTTATCCGGAATCTTTTGACCTCAATCCCGTTCCCGTCCCGGCACCGCCTGCTTTGATAAGCGGGTAAGTCTTCAGCCGGATAGTGTATCATTAAAACGATCGTTTTTCTGGCACACCGGCCTCCTAAAAGTTGCTCTCGTCAAGCGCCCGGCCGGCAAGGCAGCTAGTCTCGGAACAAGTGTGTTATTTGCGACAGCCGTTCCGAAAGGCTACTAAGGATAAT from Tellurirhabdus rosea harbors:
- a CDS encoding transposase, producing the protein MFPRGGPPPRQCRQITRTAYDAHYRRALERQQSRWGQRMKRLRQRTVEPVLGSLVEYYGMRKVNVRGKAGAHKVMLMAAVAFNLKKYMRFTSHTAVSQAMALRVEWSLTSQDTLLGGSWFFYN
- a CDS encoding helix-turn-helix transcriptional regulator, with protein sequence MDHETNRLTRLVTLLTLLQTKRLLSATELAQRFSVSTRTIYRDIRTLEQAGVPLVTQEGKGYTLVEGYRLPPIMFTRQEAMALLTAEKLAIGLTDTDTAQLTGSAMDKVRAALRRTDRDHLETFAPHIQVVAPGESHSRQNAYQQLVTAITGQRVVRLSYRAAVSTEVTTRDVEPIGLYLSQHWHLVGFCRMRQAFRNFRLDRIQDLSIQAEAFPARSETLAHYWAQEAVRRGREKVVIHFQPAAVLAESAQRLHDTKHQYGWAYEHLLPDGQVAMTFFIGSMPYLAAWLLPYAGAVTVFEPAELQQELGRLARRAYEFFAPVTRV
- a CDS encoding RidA family protein gives rise to the protein MEKRTIDPWKWGEYTNSAQAVEVRQVEGTLYCSGQVAIDALGQLSQGDMRTQFIQTLQNVEQLISEAGYECKNIVRLNVFTTSTAEFFTTCVDLYQGFTARHGLKQATTLVEVKGLYQTATVELEATVVK